The Henckelia pumila isolate YLH828 chromosome 2, ASM3356847v2, whole genome shotgun sequence genome includes a window with the following:
- the LOC140880448 gene encoding probable trehalose-phosphate phosphatase D isoform X1 has protein sequence MTNQNMVISDAKSCLTAIAVAMPDSTMFPQTVSQNGYSLSRKKLLKKLETCGNGARINAFLDSMRASSPTRRASDTKDQSSWDQLHHPSALSMFEEMMNISKGKQIVVFLDYDGTLSPIVEDPDRAFMTDEMRDAVKDVAKFFPTAIVSGRSRAKVFSFVRLSELYYAGSHGMDIRGPTKGHKQGRENQTVICQPAREFLPTINDVYKTLIEKLKHIPGAKVENNIFCLSVHYRCVEEKNWGDLSDQVKSILKGYQQLRITQGRKVIEIRPTIKWDKGNALEFLLESLGYAESNDIFPIYIGDDRTDEDAFKVLRRKGQGLGILVSNAPKETCASYSLKEPSEVMDFLTRLVEWKQSQYPY, from the exons ATGACCAACCAAAACATGGTTATTTCCGATGCTAAATCCTGCCTGACCGCGATCGCGGTCGCCATGCCCGACTCGACTATGTTCCCGCAGACTGTTTCACAGAACGGATACAGCTTGTCACGAAAAAAGTTGTTAAAGAAACTCGAAACCTGCGGGAATGGAGCTAGGATCAATGCCTTTCTCGATTCAATGCGAGCTTCTTCGCCCACTCGAAGGGCATCTGATACCAAAGATCAAAGTTCTTGGGAT CAGCTTCACCATCCCTCTGCTTTGAGCATGTTTGAAGAGATGATGAATATTTCCAAGGGGAAACAGATTGTGGTTTTCTTGGATTATGATGGCACATTATCACCTATCGTGGAGGATCCCGACCGCGCTTTCATGACCGACGAG ATGAGGGACGCAGTAAAAGACGTGGCCAAGTTCTTCCCAACGGCCATTGTCAGCGGGAGGAGCCGAGCTAAG GTGTTTAGTTTCGTTAGATTATCAGAGCTTTACTACGCCGGTAGTCACGGAATGGACATCAGGGGACCGACAAAAGGACACAAACAAGGAAGA GAAAATCAAACTGTCATCTGCCAACCGGCCAGAGAGTTTCTGCCAACAATTAATGAC GTATACAAAACTTTGATAGAGAAACTCAAACACATCCCAGGCGCTAAAGTTGAGAACAATATATTCTGTCTGTCGGTACACTACCGTTGTGTTGAAGAAAAg AACTGGGGAGATTTGAGTGATCAGGTGAAATCAATATTGAAGGGGTACCAGCAGCTTAGAATAACTCAAGGAAGGAAGGTCATAGAGATTCGTCCCACTATCAAATGGGACAAAGGCAATGCACTTGAATTCTTGTTGGAATCATTAG GCTACGCGGAGTCGAACGACATTTTCCCGATTTACATAGGAGATGATCGCACCGATGAAGATGCATTCAAA GTTCTACGGAGGAAGGGACAAGGCCTAGGAATTCTGGTATCGAATGCTCCGAAAGAAACCTGTGCATCATATTCTTTAAAAGAACCATCCGAG GTAATGGACTTCTTAACACGTTTAGTGGAGTGGAAGCAATCACAGTATCCCTATTAA
- the LOC140880448 gene encoding probable trehalose-phosphate phosphatase D isoform X2 has product MTNQNMVISDAKSCLTAIAVAMPDSTMFPQTVSQNGYSLSRKKLLKKLETCGNGARINAFLDSMRASSPTRRASDTKDQSSWDLHHPSALSMFEEMMNISKGKQIVVFLDYDGTLSPIVEDPDRAFMTDEMRDAVKDVAKFFPTAIVSGRSRAKVFSFVRLSELYYAGSHGMDIRGPTKGHKQGRENQTVICQPAREFLPTINDVYKTLIEKLKHIPGAKVENNIFCLSVHYRCVEEKNWGDLSDQVKSILKGYQQLRITQGRKVIEIRPTIKWDKGNALEFLLESLGYAESNDIFPIYIGDDRTDEDAFKVLRRKGQGLGILVSNAPKETCASYSLKEPSEVMDFLTRLVEWKQSQYPY; this is encoded by the exons ATGACCAACCAAAACATGGTTATTTCCGATGCTAAATCCTGCCTGACCGCGATCGCGGTCGCCATGCCCGACTCGACTATGTTCCCGCAGACTGTTTCACAGAACGGATACAGCTTGTCACGAAAAAAGTTGTTAAAGAAACTCGAAACCTGCGGGAATGGAGCTAGGATCAATGCCTTTCTCGATTCAATGCGAGCTTCTTCGCCCACTCGAAGGGCATCTGATACCAAAGATCAAAGTTCTTGGGAT CTTCACCATCCCTCTGCTTTGAGCATGTTTGAAGAGATGATGAATATTTCCAAGGGGAAACAGATTGTGGTTTTCTTGGATTATGATGGCACATTATCACCTATCGTGGAGGATCCCGACCGCGCTTTCATGACCGACGAG ATGAGGGACGCAGTAAAAGACGTGGCCAAGTTCTTCCCAACGGCCATTGTCAGCGGGAGGAGCCGAGCTAAG GTGTTTAGTTTCGTTAGATTATCAGAGCTTTACTACGCCGGTAGTCACGGAATGGACATCAGGGGACCGACAAAAGGACACAAACAAGGAAGA GAAAATCAAACTGTCATCTGCCAACCGGCCAGAGAGTTTCTGCCAACAATTAATGAC GTATACAAAACTTTGATAGAGAAACTCAAACACATCCCAGGCGCTAAAGTTGAGAACAATATATTCTGTCTGTCGGTACACTACCGTTGTGTTGAAGAAAAg AACTGGGGAGATTTGAGTGATCAGGTGAAATCAATATTGAAGGGGTACCAGCAGCTTAGAATAACTCAAGGAAGGAAGGTCATAGAGATTCGTCCCACTATCAAATGGGACAAAGGCAATGCACTTGAATTCTTGTTGGAATCATTAG GCTACGCGGAGTCGAACGACATTTTCCCGATTTACATAGGAGATGATCGCACCGATGAAGATGCATTCAAA GTTCTACGGAGGAAGGGACAAGGCCTAGGAATTCTGGTATCGAATGCTCCGAAAGAAACCTGTGCATCATATTCTTTAAAAGAACCATCCGAG GTAATGGACTTCTTAACACGTTTAGTGGAGTGGAAGCAATCACAGTATCCCTATTAA